In Antechinus flavipes isolate AdamAnt ecotype Samford, QLD, Australia chromosome 3, AdamAnt_v2, whole genome shotgun sequence, a genomic segment contains:
- the LOC127556694 gene encoding platelet glycoprotein VI-like isoform X2: MVDKPVFIRCRGPKEARVFVLQKREDKDFMESEHSIWNEALFFFPHMNDTMAGHYSCFYQSASGISPLSESVKLAVAGVIPKPHLVASPGPRVAPGKALSFKCWSDQKLDRLVVYQDEGLIPLMYRLAPDAEIQVSFPKAGAKHEGIYSCIGFASEEPLRWSMPSDPLVLTVSRSPRLTARITVLVLLPALGTLLR, translated from the exons ATGGTGGACAAGCCCGTGTTCATCCGGTGCCGGGGGCCCAAGGAGGCCCGTGTGTTCGTCCTGCAGAAGAGGGAGGACAAGGACTTCATGGAGAGCGAGCACTCCATCTGGAACGAggccctcttcttcttcccccacaTGAACGACACCATGGCCGGCCACTACAGCTGCTTCTATCAGTCCGCCTCCGGCATCTCGCCGCTCAGCGAGAGCGTGAAGCTGGCTGTGGCCG GCGTGATCCCCAAACCCCACCTCGTGGCCAGTCCCGGCCCCCGGGTGGCCCCGGGCAAGGCTCTGTCCTTTAAGTGCTGGTCGGACCAAAAGCTGGACCGGCTGGTCGTGTATCAGGACGAGGGGCTCATCCCGCTCATGTACCGGCTCGCCCCCGACGCGGAGATCCAGGTCTCCTTCCCCAAGGCCGGCGCCAAACACGAGGGCATCTACTCCTGCATCGGCTTTGCCAGCGAGGAGCCCCTCAGGTGGTCGATGCCCAGCGACCCCCTGGTGCTCACAG TCTCCCGCTCTCCGAGGCTCACTGCGAGGATCACGGTCCTGGTGCTGCTGCCGGCCCTGGGCACGTTGCTGCGCTAA
- the LOC127556694 gene encoding platelet glycoprotein VI-like isoform X1 has product MGRWPPVLLCLGLYLSQETRAQNETFPRPQIIFETGSVVMVDKPVFIRCRGPKEARVFVLQKREDKDFMESEHSIWNEALFFFPHMNDTMAGHYSCFYQSASGISPLSESVKLAVAGVIPKPHLVASPGPRVAPGKALSFKCWSDQKLDRLVVYQDEGLIPLMYRLAPDAEIQVSFPKAGAKHEGIYSCIGFASEEPLRWSMPSDPLVLTVSRSPRLTARITVLVLLPALGTLLR; this is encoded by the exons ATGGGCCGCTGGCCGCCTGTCCTGCTCTGCCTGG GGCTGTACCTGAGCCAGGAGACCAGGGCACAGAATG AAACCTTTCCCAGGCCCCAGATCATTTTCGAGACCGGCTCTGTGGTCATGGTGGACAAGCCCGTGTTCATCCGGTGCCGGGGGCCCAAGGAGGCCCGTGTGTTCGTCCTGCAGAAGAGGGAGGACAAGGACTTCATGGAGAGCGAGCACTCCATCTGGAACGAggccctcttcttcttcccccacaTGAACGACACCATGGCCGGCCACTACAGCTGCTTCTATCAGTCCGCCTCCGGCATCTCGCCGCTCAGCGAGAGCGTGAAGCTGGCTGTGGCCG GCGTGATCCCCAAACCCCACCTCGTGGCCAGTCCCGGCCCCCGGGTGGCCCCGGGCAAGGCTCTGTCCTTTAAGTGCTGGTCGGACCAAAAGCTGGACCGGCTGGTCGTGTATCAGGACGAGGGGCTCATCCCGCTCATGTACCGGCTCGCCCCCGACGCGGAGATCCAGGTCTCCTTCCCCAAGGCCGGCGCCAAACACGAGGGCATCTACTCCTGCATCGGCTTTGCCAGCGAGGAGCCCCTCAGGTGGTCGATGCCCAGCGACCCCCTGGTGCTCACAG TCTCCCGCTCTCCGAGGCTCACTGCGAGGATCACGGTCCTGGTGCTGCTGCCGGCCCTGGGCACGTTGCTGCGCTAA